GGCCTCCCGCCCCTACACAGGAGAGGGGGAACTGGGGGTGAGGGGAGAGGGGAGTTGGGGAGTGAAAGCAGCCCTATAAGGCCAAAATTAAGTAAACAGCGTACTACATAAGGGGCAAACGATTAGCTGGATTCAGCTAAAAAATCGAATTTAGATCTAAACATGCCACAAGATCTGTCTTATTTCAAAGGGATCTACAGGCTTAAGAAAATAATAATCAAACCCTGCTTCTTTTAATTTACGTTGGTCGTCTGCACTTCCATAGGTTATCAGGGCTATCAACAGAATCCTTGATACTAAAGATTCTTGTCGCAATCGACAGGCTACTTCATAGCCACTTATTTCTGGCAGGTTAACATCTATCAAAGCTATTTGGGGTCGGTAGGTAAATGCAGCTTCCAGAGCTGAAGGTCCATCATGAACCACTATGACTTCGTATCTCCAGAATTCCAACAATTCACCCAATGTTGTTGCGGCATCTACATAACCATCGGCTATAAGCACAAGCATAAATCGTCCCATTAATGGGATGCTATCCAGAACACGTTTGTATTCCTTTACACGAGTTGTATTTTTTTACATTCCAGGGAATTATTCAACAGGATAGTCATGCCATTCCGTTGTAAGGATACGGTCTCGGTATAACGGTACAAAAATTTTCTTTAA
This sequence is a window from Candidatus Limnocylindrales bacterium. Protein-coding genes within it:
- a CDS encoding response regulator; the encoded protein is MLVLIADGYVDAATTLGELLEFWRYEVIVVHDGPSALEAAFTYRPQIALIDVNLPEISGYEVACRLRQESLVSRILLIALITYGSADDQRKLKEAGFDYYFLKPVDPFEIRQILWHV